A section of the Eublepharis macularius isolate TG4126 chromosome 1, MPM_Emac_v1.0, whole genome shotgun sequence genome encodes:
- the SLC35D3 gene encoding solute carrier family 35 member D3, producing MHLCRGRALGISVAVAHGVFSGSLNILLKFLISRYHFVFLTLLQCLTSSTAALSLEVLRRRGALDMPPFGFSLARLFAGVTVLSTLQSSLTLWSLRGLSLPMYVVFKRCLPLVTLLIGALVLKNGIPSVGVLVAVLITTVGAALAGAGDLTGDPIGYVTGVLAVLVHAAYLVLIQKASADSDYGPLTAQYAIAVSATPFLIIFSFASLDAINVWSFPGWKDPTMTCIFIACVFIGCAMNFTTLHCTYINSAVTTSFVGVLKSIATITVGMVAFNDVQPTKLFIAGVVVNTMGSIIYCVAKYIETRKQSNYEDLEKEAREEEKKECDAAQPPFVMEEISKELAPEDTTVEESANGNNQPSIKEKNGTLGAANTHTVREGTSSEGLTKSSLKDAYLGVWRLVRGANYMKKDYLIENEELPSP from the exons CATCAGCCGCTACCACTTCGTCTTCCTGACGCTGCTGCAGTGCCTGACCAGCTCCACGGCGGCGCTCAGCCTGGAGGTGCTGCGGCGCCGGGGCGCCCTGGACATGCCGCCCTTCGGTTTCAGCCTGGCGCGCCTCTTCGCGGGCGTCACGGTGCTCTCCACGCTGCAGTCCAGCCTCACTCTCTGGTCCCTGCGCGGGCTCAGCCTGCCCATGTACGTGGTCTTCAAGCGCTGCCTGCCCCTGGTCACCCTGCTCATCGGCGCCCTGGTGCTCAAGAACGGCATCCCCTCCGTCGGGGTGCTGGTGGCCGTCCTCATCACCACCGTCGGGGCGGCTCTGGCAG GTGCAGGTGACCTGACTGGTGATCCCATTGGGTATGTGACTGGAGTGCTGGCTGTGTTGGTGCATGCAGCATATTTGGTACTCATTCAAAAGGCAAGTGCAGATAGTGACTATGGGCCCCTCACAGCCCAGTATGCCATTGCTGTGTCAGCCACACCTTTTCTCATCATCTTCTCCTTTGCCAGTCTGGATGCTATCAATGTCTGGTCCTTCCCAGGATGGAAAGATCCTACCATGACATGCATCTTTATTGCATGTGTCTTTATTGGCTGTGCCATGAATTTCACCACTCTTCATTGCACCTACATCAACTCAGCTGTAACCACCAGTTTTGTTGGAGTGCTGAAGAGCATCGCAACTATCACAGTTGGTATGGTGGCATTCAATGATGTACAACCCACAAAACTGTTTATAGCAGGTGTAGTGGTAAATACCATGGGCTCCATCATTTATTGTGTGGCTAAATATATTGAAACCAGAAAGCAGAGTAATTATGAAGACCTGGAGAAGGAAGCtagggaagaagagaagaaagaatGTGATGCAGCTCAGCCACCATTTGTAATGGAGGAGATATCCAAGGAGTTGGCACCTGAAGATACCACAGTAGAGGAGTCAGCAAATGGAAACAATCAGCCaagtataaaggaaaagaatggcacTCTGGGAGCAGCAAATACACACACTGTCCGTGAAGGCACCAGCTCTGAAGGACTGACCAAAAGCTCATTAAAGGATGCCTATCTTGGAGTATGGAGGTTGGTTAGGGGGGCTAATTACATGAAGAAAGATTACCTAATAGAGAATGAAGAGCTACCAAGTCCTTGA